TGGTACCACATCGCCCCacatccccccttcccccaggctcACGCTCTACCCCCCCATCAGCTTATGGCACACCCCTCTCCTGTGCATCGAATCCCATTCTAAACGTAGGCAGGGCAATCAAGGCAAGCACGCCAGGCGTCACAGGCACACACATTTTATCAGGTCAGATGCATCTCGAAAGTTCCCTGGGGAACAGCTCTCAGAAGAGAGAACGCTTTGGGCTTGCTGGTCTGGTCAGGTCTTAAAATGGTTTTTCCTGTTTCATGTACAACCTCCTACCTGCCTTTGGCAATCCCCCCTGGCTTTCCCCTGCAGCTTTGTGACGACCACCTTCGTGGTGGAGGCCATGGCGGCAGCCAACGCTCAGCTCCGCTGGAAGAGGATGGAAAACCACCAGGTGTGTGTGTTGCCCTTGTCTCCGGGTGGTGCCTGGGTCCAGTCGTGTGCCGTGAGAGGCGGCCCTCGGGGGCCAGTTCTTTCCCTCCTGATGCCTGGCGGGCTTATGTCCAAGCACTACTCCGAGACCCTTGTCCCAGAGCTGAGGCTTGACAGCCGCATAAGCTTAGCGAACAGATGCAGCGTCTGCTCTCTGAACGTCATGTCATGGGTCCCTTAAACCCTTACCGTGAGCTCACTCATCATCCTGAACCCCGGAACTGTGCTAGCTCGGATCTGACATCTGAGTGTCCGCACCTAATGCGGCAGCCTGGAGGTGCTGAGGGGTGCCCCTAATCAGACACCttctggaaagaaagaacaaaggaaatgggTTCTTCAATTTTGCGTGGGTTTCCTGTAGCATTAtgtgtgcccctcccccttttcccttatttgttccccctccccacaccgcCCCTCctaggaggaggaagatgatgaCTCCTCCACGGCCTCCGACAGTGATGTCCTTGTCCCGGACAACTATGAGCGGGCAGAGAAACGGCCCATCCTGTCAGTGCGTAAGTCTTGGGGTTCCAGGCTGGTTGGCACCTCCCTCTGGTCCACAGGGTTCCCTTTATTTATAGAGAGGACGGGGAGTCTCTACACAGACCCTCTGGCCAGAGCATGAGCCTGGGGTCCGGGCTTCACCCTGCTGACTCCCCCACTTGCTAATGTTTGCAGCTCGGGCAGGTTACTTACTTCAGTGCCCGGGGCACACTGGAAGCTCGAATACATGTGGGGTGTCTGACTTCGTCCTCCTGTCCCACCATGCACGCGTGCCTGAC
This sequence is a window from Ailuropoda melanoleuca isolate Jingjing unplaced genomic scaffold, ASM200744v2 unplaced-scaffold70735, whole genome shotgun sequence. Protein-coding genes within it:
- the LOC100465077 gene encoding transmembrane protein 104; translated protein: MAAANAQLRWKRMENHQEEEDDDSSTASDSDVLVPDNYERAEKRPILSVQRRGSLNLFEITDRVEMGQMASMFFNKGISSFSR